A genomic region of Acidobacteriota bacterium contains the following coding sequences:
- a CDS encoding ribbon-helix-helix protein, CopG family has translation MGFMAATVVRTTYALDADTVRRLEGLAREWNVSKSEALRRAIRAATASPAPDERVRALDELQASMRLTRESAQAWVRAVGAERRRSTNRRVARR, from the coding sequence ATGGGCTTCATGGCCGCCACGGTCGTGCGAACGACCTACGCACTCGACGCAGACACGGTCCGCCGCCTTGAAGGACTGGCCCGAGAGTGGAACGTCTCGAAGTCGGAGGCGCTGCGTCGCGCCATTCGCGCAGCGACGGCATCACCCGCCCCTGATGAGCGCGTGCGCGCGCTCGATGAGCTGCAGGCGTCAATGCGTCTGACACGAGAAAGTGCCCAGGCGTGGGTTCGTGCGGTGGGCGCGGAGCGACGCCGGAGCACGAACCGCCGCGTCGCCAGGCGATGA
- a CDS encoding PIN domain-containing protein translates to MSVVPTAGTDAPRRPVRDSATSPVHLDTSFLINALVVDTWESRRLRRWLQQDTRIAVSAVAWAEFLCGPVSAEDRQRARTVVGMPLPLVEAEAARAAELFNMGGRRRGTLPDALIAAAALAAGAALATSNAADFGRFEREGLTVIAE, encoded by the coding sequence ATGAGCGTCGTGCCGACGGCCGGGACCGACGCGCCACGACGCCCGGTGCGGGACAGCGCGACGTCTCCCGTGCATCTCGATACGAGCTTTCTCATCAACGCGCTCGTTGTAGACACGTGGGAAAGCCGACGGCTTCGTCGGTGGCTGCAGCAGGACACGAGGATCGCTGTGAGCGCCGTGGCCTGGGCGGAGTTCCTGTGCGGACCGGTTTCGGCGGAGGACCGGCAACGCGCGAGGACCGTGGTGGGCATGCCACTTCCGCTCGTCGAGGCGGAGGCCGCGCGGGCGGCGGAGCTGTTCAACATGGGTGGACGGCGACGAGGCACCCTGCCGGACGCCCTGATTGCGGCCGCCGCGTTGGCGGCTGGAGCTGCGCTCGCCACGAGCAACGCCGCGGACTTCGGGCGATTCGAGCGCGAGGGCCTCACGGTCATCGCCGAGTGA
- a CDS encoding LD-carboxypeptidase, giving the protein MTLSRRSLLTSLPAATLAAAAAPLIASGLPAASTHQTDNRSTRLVRPPRLRPGDVVGLVDPASATWEPVDAEIAVESLAALGLKAKRGEHLLDRRGYFAGPDENRAKDLNRMFADPEVKAIHCLRGGWGSARLLPLIDFDAIARSPKILLGYSDITALVLSMHARTGLVTFHGPNGASQWNPFNVSWFTRVLMDGDAVTFENIREVTEKHLTQVEHRVQTITPGVARGRLLGGNLTVLTTILGSDYLPDWRDAVLFLEDVNEAPYRVDRMLTQLGLAGVLAQAKAVIWGTCAKCTPGEGYGSLTITDVLDDHVKTLGVPAWQGAMIGHIDRQFTLPIGVEVEVDATAGTIRMLEPAVS; this is encoded by the coding sequence ATGACTCTGTCTCGACGCTCGTTGCTCACCTCTCTTCCCGCTGCGACCCTTGCCGCCGCCGCCGCGCCTCTCATCGCCAGCGGCCTCCCGGCCGCGTCCACGCACCAGACCGATAACCGTTCCACGCGCCTCGTCCGACCCCCACGCCTGCGGCCTGGTGACGTCGTGGGCCTCGTGGATCCGGCGAGCGCCACGTGGGAGCCCGTCGACGCCGAGATCGCCGTCGAGTCGCTTGCCGCGCTGGGCCTGAAGGCGAAGCGGGGCGAGCATCTGCTCGATCGCCGCGGGTATTTCGCGGGCCCTGACGAGAACCGCGCGAAGGACCTCAATCGCATGTTCGCCGACCCTGAAGTGAAGGCGATTCACTGCCTCCGCGGCGGCTGGGGATCGGCGCGGCTGCTGCCGCTCATCGACTTCGACGCCATCGCCCGTTCGCCGAAGATCCTGCTCGGCTACAGCGACATCACGGCGCTCGTGCTGTCGATGCACGCGCGCACGGGGCTCGTGACGTTTCACGGACCGAACGGCGCCTCACAGTGGAACCCGTTCAACGTGAGCTGGTTCACGCGCGTGCTCATGGACGGCGACGCAGTGACCTTCGAGAACATCCGCGAGGTCACCGAGAAGCACCTTACACAGGTCGAGCACCGCGTGCAGACGATCACGCCCGGCGTGGCGCGGGGCCGCCTGCTCGGCGGCAACCTCACGGTGCTGACGACCATCCTGGGATCGGACTACCTGCCCGACTGGCGCGACGCCGTCCTGTTTCTCGAGGACGTGAACGAAGCGCCCTACCGCGTCGACCGCATGCTGACGCAGCTCGGGCTCGCCGGCGTCCTGGCCCAGGCAAAGGCCGTGATCTGGGGGACGTGCGCGAAGTGCACGCCTGGCGAGGGGTACGGGTCGCTCACGATCACCGACGTGCTCGACGACCACGTGAAAACGCTCGGCGTGCCCGCGTGGCAGGGCGCCATGATCGGCCACATCGACCGGCAGTTCACGCTGCCGATCGGAGTGGAGGTCGAAGTCGACGCCACCGCAGGGACGATCCGGATGCTCGAACCGGCCGTCAGCTGA